One Zestosphaera sp. genomic region harbors:
- a CDS encoding NfeD family protein: protein MCTYRSIVFYFNVCLAILILLMTIVPTELRGLEVENQLAFQGVDVVRRAIAVSIEPPWDVVDDGVKECFVGALSRAESEGKAFIYLVNSYGGYLDAAYTIGDAVSNSKTLTIAYVSGGKALSAGTLIIIPANVVALHPSSIIGAMQPVMINPVTGEIQFINESKVINPVVEKALAYARLRGRNESLIRDFVVKASTVSAEKALAYRVADLIGADLASVLNSLRGVELNVSGRVMRVEIEDSGVEFYACSVRSRLISLLENSSVLNVLLTIGLLGTIFALLSGKLTVLPLTLLFLFLGLVGSGLSPNLVSLFFVVLGATLLAIELFVLPGFGIVGVSGIILLAFGFALLPTYLPSGFMPSEEYINALRLFIVSTSLVLGSFFGIVLFKVIRVRRKRPYEFLPVGKVGRALDDLRPGGTGFVVVEGEYWRATSDDEIPKGSEVIVVGLEGSTLKVKKRQ, encoded by the coding sequence GTGTGTACGTACAGAAGCATTGTTTTTTACTTTAATGTGTGTTTGGCAATCCTGATTCTACTCATGACCATCGTCCCGACCGAGTTGAGGGGTCTCGAAGTCGAGAACCAACTCGCCTTTCAGGGTGTGGACGTTGTTAGGAGAGCTATTGCGGTCAGCATAGAGCCGCCGTGGGATGTCGTGGATGACGGTGTTAAGGAGTGTTTTGTCGGGGCGTTGAGCAGAGCTGAGAGCGAGGGGAAGGCCTTCATATACTTAGTCAACAGTTACGGCGGCTACCTGGACGCCGCCTACACCATAGGAGACGCTGTAAGTAATTCCAAGACCCTGACCATAGCCTACGTGAGCGGGGGCAAGGCGTTGAGCGCCGGAACCCTGATAATCATCCCTGCTAACGTGGTTGCTCTTCATCCATCATCGATCATAGGCGCTATGCAGCCGGTCATGATCAACCCAGTTACGGGGGAAATTCAATTCATCAACGAGTCAAAGGTCATCAACCCGGTCGTTGAGAAGGCGCTTGCCTACGCTAGGCTGAGAGGGAGGAACGAGTCCCTCATCAGAGACTTCGTAGTGAAGGCCAGCACGGTGAGTGCTGAGAAGGCATTAGCCTACAGAGTGGCCGACTTGATTGGAGCTGACCTCGCCTCAGTACTTAACTCCCTACGTGGAGTGGAACTCAACGTCTCCGGGAGGGTTATGAGGGTTGAGATCGAGGACTCCGGCGTCGAGTTCTACGCATGTAGTGTGAGGTCAAGGCTCATCTCACTGCTCGAGAACTCGTCAGTTCTTAACGTCCTGCTCACCATAGGTCTTCTAGGCACTATATTTGCGTTGCTCAGCGGCAAGCTAACAGTGCTTCCGCTGACGCTTCTCTTCCTCTTCTTAGGGCTGGTTGGGAGCGGCTTGAGCCCCAATCTAGTGTCCCTCTTCTTCGTGGTGTTAGGAGCTACCTTGTTGGCTATAGAGCTCTTCGTGCTTCCCGGCTTCGGGATAGTCGGCGTGAGCGGGATAATCCTTCTCGCCTTCGGGTTCGCACTACTGCCCACATACCTCCCAAGCGGCTTCATGCCCTCGGAGGAGTATATCAACGCGTTAAGGCTCTTCATAGTCAGCACATCACTCGTTCTCGGCAGTTTCTTTGGCATAGTCTTGTTTAAGGTGATCAGAGTGAGGAGGAAAAGGCCTTACGAGTTCCTCCCAGTCGGTAAGGTAGGGAGGGCTCTCGACGACCTCAGGCCAGGGGGGACAGGCTTCGTGGTGGTGGAGGGGGAGTACTGGAGGGCGACCTCAGACGATGAGATTCCTAAGGGCAGTGAGGTCATAGTAGTAGGCCTCGAGGGCTCGACGCTCAAGGTCAAGAAGAGGCAGTGA
- a CDS encoding SDR family oxidoreductase, whose protein sequence is MNNLVEGLKVLVTASTKGIGRGIAEVLLEQGAHVVINGREESAVNEVLSKLRGRFDGRIHGVVADLTVKADVERLVDEAVALMGGLDSLVYVTGPPRPGMFKDLTDDDWENGVKLLILNAVWLVNKALTHLRRSTNPSILFLTSTTVREPEPDLVLSNVLRISVHGLMKTLVRELGPESIRVNAIIPGFIETDRLRSVFKNRALREGKTYEEVYREYAQNIPLRRVGRPEEVGWLAAFLLSRYASYIHGASIPVDGGRLRSHF, encoded by the coding sequence ATGAACAACCTTGTTGAGGGACTTAAGGTCCTAGTAACGGCCTCAACTAAGGGTATTGGACGCGGCATTGCGGAGGTTCTCCTGGAGCAGGGGGCTCACGTAGTCATCAACGGAAGGGAAGAGTCCGCAGTTAATGAGGTCCTCAGCAAGTTGAGGGGCAGGTTCGATGGGAGAATTCACGGGGTCGTTGCCGACCTAACTGTTAAGGCTGATGTGGAGAGGCTGGTCGACGAAGCGGTTGCTCTGATGGGCGGGCTTGATTCACTAGTTTATGTAACTGGACCTCCCAGGCCAGGAATGTTTAAGGATCTTACTGACGATGATTGGGAGAACGGAGTTAAGCTTCTAATACTGAACGCCGTTTGGCTAGTCAATAAGGCTCTGACACACCTCAGAAGGTCTACTAATCCATCCATCCTTTTCCTAACTAGTACGACGGTGAGGGAACCAGAACCTGATTTAGTACTCTCAAACGTCCTGAGGATAAGCGTCCACGGATTGATGAAGACCCTAGTCAGGGAGCTGGGCCCGGAGAGCATCAGGGTCAATGCAATAATACCAGGCTTCATTGAGACCGACCGGCTTAGGAGCGTGTTCAAGAATAGGGCCCTAAGGGAGGGCAAGACCTATGAGGAAGTGTATAGGGAGTACGCACAGAACATTCCTCTCAGGAGGGTAGGGAGGCCTGAGGAGGTAGGGTGGCTCGCTGCATTCTTGCTGAGCAGATACGCCTCATACATTCATGGCGCTTCAATACCTGTAGATGGGGGACGTCTGCGCTCTCACTTCTGA
- the hjc gene encoding Holliday junction resolvase Hjc has product MGVVGGRSRGYRAERELVHTLWRLGFAVMRAPASGARIRKAEYPDIVAIMNGKVAVFEVKSRAKPAGIYVDGEQVRKLLDFAARAGGVPYIAVRIPHREWKFIRVDVRSEDIGSTYKVGREDLENAPGIAGVLADLGLMKTLKDYTTIMQDDRSEESS; this is encoded by the coding sequence ATGGGGGTAGTCGGGGGTAGGTCAAGAGGGTATAGGGCGGAGAGGGAGTTGGTGCACACGCTGTGGAGGCTCGGCTTCGCCGTCATGAGGGCCCCCGCAAGCGGCGCCAGGATAAGGAAGGCAGAATACCCAGACATCGTCGCAATAATGAATGGCAAGGTTGCCGTGTTTGAGGTCAAGTCCAGAGCCAAACCCGCCGGCATCTACGTGGACGGAGAGCAGGTAAGGAAGTTGCTGGACTTCGCCGCGAGGGCCGGCGGAGTTCCCTACATAGCTGTCAGGATTCCCCATAGGGAGTGGAAGTTCATCAGAGTGGACGTTAGGAGTGAGGATATCGGGAGCACCTACAAAGTAGGTAGGGAAGATCTGGAGAACGCTCCAGGGATTGCCGGAGTTCTCGCAGACTTAGGACTGATGAAGACCCTTAAGGACTACACTACCATCATGCAGGACGACCGGTCTGAGGAGTCGTCCTGA
- a CDS encoding rhomboid family intramembrane serine protease — MRYSIGFPLGDTYYRRRPKVTLGLIIANVIIYLITSYSNFFIEIDDYWVNAGAFVPALLEDPTQWYRIFTSMFMHGDIFHIFFNMYFLYIFGRAAEDVLGGPRYLTLYLTSGVAASLFHVAFSFLGGLTSYVIPAIGASGAISGVLGAYLIFYPGTSLTACWIFFIFPACFSLRASLYLIFWFVTQVLYGFARISGGVAVFAHAGGFLAGMALLPLLVDRERLRELKFVEYVRSLPYLILTYPKVRGLSRLSKTFLSIVIISVIVGGAYVLTALPRMGVVKVMNVQYTYMETPYRDYAAIQLPDVQSFIADIPLSSTRILLSRLNAAGLLYDPGKAGTSLSLSDRSFPIRVLAGNRWRDLSMTVEYFGGSYDEEGFLKHGEGSMVTQVVVIQGNLVSVIDGVKYTFTIDTQTVSPNDVSQYAGMASLAFAVGALMVVVSRDKELALVGE, encoded by the coding sequence ATGAGATACAGCATCGGGTTTCCATTAGGCGACACGTACTACAGGAGGAGGCCTAAGGTCACCTTAGGATTGATCATAGCTAACGTTATCATCTATTTAATCACTTCATATAGTAATTTCTTCATAGAGATTGACGACTATTGGGTTAACGCGGGAGCATTCGTTCCAGCACTTCTCGAGGATCCGACGCAGTGGTATAGGATATTTACTTCGATGTTCATGCACGGTGACATATTTCATATATTCTTCAACATGTATTTTCTTTACATATTCGGGAGGGCTGCTGAAGATGTGTTAGGCGGCCCTAGATATTTGACACTCTACCTGACCTCAGGGGTGGCTGCATCACTGTTCCACGTAGCATTCAGTTTCCTAGGCGGTCTGACGTCCTACGTCATCCCTGCTATAGGGGCTTCAGGAGCTATCAGTGGCGTTTTAGGTGCTTACTTAATCTTTTACCCAGGCACGTCTCTCACAGCCTGCTGGATATTCTTCATATTCCCTGCCTGCTTTTCCCTGAGGGCGTCACTTTACCTAATATTCTGGTTCGTGACGCAGGTCCTTTACGGCTTCGCCAGGATATCAGGAGGTGTCGCCGTATTTGCTCACGCTGGGGGTTTCCTGGCCGGGATGGCTCTGCTTCCACTGCTTGTGGACCGGGAGAGGCTTAGAGAGCTGAAGTTTGTGGAGTACGTAAGGTCTCTACCCTACCTTATCTTGACTTACCCTAAGGTTAGGGGCTTGAGCAGACTTTCCAAAACCTTCCTCTCCATAGTCATCATCTCCGTAATCGTTGGAGGGGCATACGTGCTGACCGCGCTACCACGTATGGGCGTCGTGAAGGTGATGAACGTTCAGTACACGTACATGGAGACACCCTACCGTGACTACGCGGCAATCCAATTACCTGACGTTCAGAGCTTCATCGCCGACATACCGTTGAGCTCTACAAGGATACTCTTAAGTAGGCTCAATGCCGCTGGCCTGCTCTACGACCCAGGCAAGGCAGGCACTAGCCTCAGCCTGAGTGACAGAAGTTTCCCGATACGCGTGTTGGCCGGTAATAGATGGCGTGATCTGAGCATGACGGTTGAGTATTTCGGAGGTTCCTACGATGAGGAGGGCTTCCTGAAGCACGGTGAGGGTAGTATGGTGACACAGGTCGTAGTTATTCAGGGTAACCTAGTCTCTGTAATCGACGGGGTCAAGTACACGTTCACCATAGACACACAGACCGTCAGTCCCAACGATGTGTCGCAATACGCCGGCATGGCATCCCTAGCGTTCGCAGTAGGGGCTCTAATGGTTGTTGTCAGCAGGGACAAAGAGTTGGCTCTGGTGGGTGAATAG
- a CDS encoding slipin family protein, whose product MDVGTIIVLLVVLVIIVALLNASIKIIREYERAVVFRLGRLVGAKGPGLIVIIPFVDNLMKVDLRVVTVDVPKQEIITRDNVSVKVDAVIYYRAVDPVAAITRVSNYHYSIMMLGQTVLRDVIGQVDLDDLLQKRDELNKRIQDIIDETAMSWGIKVTAVTLKSVELPEELMRAMAKQAEAERWRRARVIEAEGEKQASAVLAEAAAMYEGHPTALRLRELQTLMEIAREKALVVVTETGATDLGRTAAMYKAFKERETQ is encoded by the coding sequence ATTGATGTAGGAACTATAATAGTTCTTCTAGTAGTGCTTGTGATAATAGTTGCCCTGCTAAATGCAAGCATAAAGATAATTCGGGAGTATGAGAGGGCAGTGGTCTTCAGACTCGGGAGGCTGGTCGGGGCTAAGGGTCCAGGACTCATAGTGATTATACCGTTTGTCGACAATCTGATGAAGGTAGACTTGAGGGTGGTTACGGTGGATGTGCCTAAGCAGGAGATCATAACGAGGGATAATGTTAGTGTGAAGGTCGATGCAGTCATTTATTACAGGGCGGTGGATCCCGTGGCTGCTATAACTAGGGTAAGCAACTACCACTACTCGATAATGATGCTTGGCCAGACAGTCTTGAGGGACGTGATAGGCCAGGTCGATCTCGACGACCTACTTCAGAAGAGGGATGAGCTAAACAAGAGGATCCAGGACATAATTGATGAGACCGCCATGTCCTGGGGAATTAAGGTCACCGCAGTGACCCTGAAGTCAGTTGAGTTGCCTGAGGAGTTGATGAGGGCGATGGCCAAGCAGGCCGAGGCTGAGAGGTGGAGGAGAGCCAGAGTCATCGAGGCTGAGGGGGAGAAGCAGGCGTCCGCAGTCCTGGCTGAGGCGGCGGCTATGTATGAAGGTCACCCGACAGCCCTCAGGCTCAGGGAGCTCCAGACTTTGATGGAGATAGCTAGGGAGAAGGCGTTGGTGGTCGTGACGGAGACGGGGGCAACGGACTTAGGCAGAACTGCCGCCATGTATAAAGCATTTAAGGAGCGAGAGACTCAGTAG
- a CDS encoding HypC/HybG/HupF family hydrogenase formation chaperone: protein MCLGVPAKVLSKRFTGGLTYADVDLGGVVQEVIVAIDEDVKEGDYVIVHAGIVISKINEDELEETLRLYREIGLWTF, encoded by the coding sequence TTGTGTCTAGGGGTTCCCGCGAAGGTCTTAAGCAAACGGTTTACAGGCGGTCTAACGTATGCCGATGTCGACTTAGGAGGGGTTGTGCAGGAAGTGATAGTAGCGATAGACGAAGATGTCAAGGAGGGTGACTACGTCATAGTCCATGCTGGCATAGTCATCTCAAAGATAAATGAAGACGAGCTTGAGGAAACCCTTAGGCTTTACAGGGAGATAGGACTTTGGACCTTTTAA
- a CDS encoding DMT family transporter, with protein MTGRWRRSEIWKIRDVFLMIIAWVSTSSASVLVLLSESNALTCAFWRVFITTLLIYSYTVLERAVGKEGLKSVSRSSFLKAFAAGVLLGMHFLSWMESLFLVPVALSTTVVVTYPLINALAEGLMRRRLHVGEAFGLILAFLGVFTAMKPQITTNSSTAGLVLAFIGALSAAGYFHLGRLSRMSGVSLTSYTVIVYASSSLTLGLYAMITGSSVSPSSATSWTYVILLALIPMLGGHTVMNYLLKKMKSYVVTSISLGEPPGATLLAAILLGQSVTMETIVGMVLVLTGITVVLHTSIRETRALES; from the coding sequence GTGACTGGGCGGTGGAGGAGGTCAGAGATTTGGAAGATTCGTGACGTATTTTTAATGATTATAGCGTGGGTTAGTACTTCGTCGGCGTCTGTTCTAGTGCTTCTCTCAGAGAGTAACGCACTTACATGTGCCTTCTGGAGGGTTTTCATAACTACATTACTTATATACTCGTACACTGTACTTGAGCGGGCCGTTGGTAAGGAAGGTCTTAAGAGTGTCAGCCGCTCAAGCTTCCTTAAAGCATTCGCAGCCGGTGTTCTGCTGGGGATGCATTTCCTCTCATGGATGGAGTCCTTATTCCTAGTGCCCGTAGCGCTCTCAACTACTGTTGTCGTCACTTACCCACTTATAAACGCGTTGGCTGAGGGGTTGATGCGCAGGAGGTTGCATGTTGGTGAGGCGTTCGGGTTAATCCTAGCGTTTCTAGGGGTTTTCACGGCTATGAAGCCGCAGATAACTACGAACTCCTCAACCGCTGGACTGGTTCTAGCGTTTATCGGTGCCTTAAGCGCTGCTGGCTACTTCCACTTGGGAAGGCTCTCCAGGATGTCCGGCGTATCCCTCACCTCCTACACAGTCATAGTCTACGCGTCATCCTCCCTCACCCTAGGGCTCTACGCAATGATCACAGGGTCTTCCGTCTCCCCGTCTTCGGCCACCTCCTGGACGTACGTGATCTTGTTGGCTCTAATTCCTATGCTAGGGGGTCACACTGTAATGAATTACCTATTGAAGAAGATGAAATCGTATGTGGTGACTTCGATATCTTTGGGTGAGCCTCCTGGGGCGACATTGCTGGCGGCAATCCTGCTTGGACAGTCAGTTACGATGGAAACGATTGTCGGGATGGTTTTGGTTCTGACGGGGATCACGGTAGTGCTACATACCTCGATTAGAGAGACCCGAGCCTTAGAATCCTAA
- a CDS encoding DUF763 domain-containing protein, with protein sequence MPRISGVADLPLHEGHVPHWLAKLMLKLSKNILEVMLLELSDEEILKRFSNPLWFQAFNNVIGMDWDSSGSTTVTTAMIKNALEELRGDVRVAGGKGLTSRKTPKEIVDYGDEMGLSSTTVDQLIRVSRLEAKVDSVLLQDGFTLYHHVLAFDRSGNWVVIQQGMNTELRLARRYHLAWFVSGDPTLEPHAGVASDNVGQPLNLTTRESVGVRRVLLDLAGDQPESTLRELRMVNAYLKGVRTLTGLEPPRPLIRGLPYYRPVELSGRMLKELREAYELRPRNIEELLLIRGLGAEVVRALALISELIYREPPPLKDVVTHSFSPFKYAYAVGGKDGVPYPVKKELVMTVVKELSRLVEEAKLEGKERLAALRALRKLAPEDVSGV encoded by the coding sequence ATGCCCAGGATCTCAGGCGTCGCCGACCTACCTTTACATGAGGGGCACGTACCTCACTGGCTAGCCAAGCTCATGCTCAAGCTCTCCAAAAACATCCTGGAGGTAATGCTGCTCGAACTCAGTGACGAGGAGATACTTAAGAGATTCTCGAACCCGCTCTGGTTCCAGGCATTCAACAACGTGATAGGGATGGACTGGGACAGTAGCGGATCCACCACAGTCACGACTGCCATGATTAAGAATGCATTGGAGGAGTTAAGGGGTGACGTAAGGGTCGCTGGAGGGAAGGGCCTGACCTCAAGAAAGACCCCGAAGGAGATAGTGGATTACGGCGATGAAATGGGGTTAAGTAGCACTACGGTCGACCAGCTTATTAGGGTTTCCAGGCTGGAGGCTAAGGTGGATTCAGTCCTCCTGCAGGACGGCTTCACCCTCTATCATCATGTCCTAGCCTTCGATAGAAGTGGTAATTGGGTGGTGATTCAGCAGGGGATGAACACCGAACTGAGGCTTGCGAGGAGGTACCACCTAGCCTGGTTCGTGTCGGGCGACCCTACCCTAGAGCCTCATGCTGGGGTAGCGTCCGACAACGTGGGTCAGCCCCTCAATCTAACAACTAGGGAGTCGGTAGGAGTTAGAAGAGTTCTATTGGATCTAGCCGGCGACCAACCGGAATCAACCCTGAGGGAGTTGAGGATGGTCAACGCATACCTCAAAGGGGTTAGAACCCTGACAGGCTTGGAGCCTCCGAGACCCCTGATAAGAGGGTTGCCGTACTACAGACCTGTGGAGCTCAGCGGCAGGATGCTTAAGGAGTTGCGTGAGGCCTATGAGCTAAGACCCAGAAATATTGAGGAGCTACTGCTTATCAGGGGCTTAGGGGCTGAGGTAGTCAGGGCGTTGGCCCTCATCTCTGAGTTGATATACAGAGAGCCGCCACCCCTGAAGGATGTTGTAACTCACAGCTTCTCTCCGTTTAAGTATGCCTACGCCGTGGGAGGTAAGGATGGAGTGCCTTATCCCGTAAAGAAGGAGTTGGTGATGACGGTCGTCAAGGAGTTAAGCAGGCTGGTGGAAGAGGCTAAGCTCGAAGGTAAGGAGAGATTGGCGGCGCTCAGAGCTCTCAGGAAACTTGCTCCAGAGGATGTCAGCGGGGTCTAG
- a CDS encoding phosphopentomutase/phosphoglucosamine mutase, whose translation MRSWVSRCRKIFGTAGVRGRYLADVNPEMFLGLGASLATYLKARRSVVGGDGRLTTPVLKGSVVVGLLAAGCDVVDVGLVPLPVLAWSARHLASDLGVYVTASHNPPHDNGLKAFYGNGMELLEEDEIRVEELFLNRGWRHADWCDVGTLTSTGRVIDDYIAELLGRMEPLREGSRPKVLVDTANGGASLATPRILVSMGARVFTLNSNIDGRFPGRHPEPRPDVLEPLMPVARSLNVDIFLAHDGDGDRLAVLSPRSGFVKQDRIIALLAKHILSMKKGTVVVSIDVGNSVRDVVESAGGKLDITKLGATHTGLLRHSDVVMTAEPWKFIDPEWGPWVDGIYQAALLVKLMIDEGKNIDELLSEVPDYPQARVSIEVPKGLRDEVYERLSAKLMEWRTPEAEVFTLDGVRVNYEDKSWILVRKSGTEPKVRIYGESLEYRALKDRVDALLKEVSTTLKKHGINELRVDGKIIP comes from the coding sequence GTGAGGAGTTGGGTGAGCAGATGTAGGAAGATCTTCGGAACCGCCGGCGTTAGAGGTAGGTACTTAGCCGACGTAAATCCGGAGATGTTTCTCGGTCTGGGGGCATCCCTAGCGACGTACCTCAAAGCACGCAGGAGCGTCGTCGGCGGCGACGGGAGGTTGACAACCCCTGTTCTGAAGGGCTCAGTGGTTGTGGGTCTTCTAGCGGCCGGCTGTGACGTGGTAGACGTCGGTCTGGTCCCACTGCCCGTTCTCGCATGGAGTGCTAGACATCTCGCAAGCGATCTAGGAGTCTACGTGACGGCCTCGCACAACCCACCGCACGATAATGGGCTTAAGGCGTTTTACGGCAATGGAATGGAGTTGCTGGAGGAAGACGAGATAAGAGTTGAGGAGCTATTCCTTAATAGAGGATGGAGGCATGCCGATTGGTGTGACGTGGGTACGCTTACATCGACTGGTCGTGTGATAGATGATTACATAGCTGAGTTGCTAGGTAGGATGGAGCCCCTCCGTGAAGGGAGCAGACCTAAGGTGCTCGTCGATACTGCGAACGGCGGTGCCTCCCTAGCGACTCCGAGGATTCTAGTGAGCATGGGTGCCCGTGTATTCACCCTAAACTCGAACATAGACGGGAGATTCCCCGGCAGGCATCCAGAGCCCAGGCCGGATGTTCTAGAGCCTCTGATGCCTGTGGCCAGATCGCTCAACGTCGACATCTTTCTGGCTCACGATGGGGACGGCGATAGACTGGCGGTATTGAGCCCTAGATCAGGTTTTGTGAAGCAGGACAGGATCATCGCCCTCCTCGCTAAGCACATCCTCAGCATGAAGAAGGGGACCGTAGTCGTCTCTATAGATGTTGGTAACTCGGTAAGAGATGTTGTGGAGTCCGCCGGCGGCAAACTTGATATTACTAAGTTGGGGGCAACACACACAGGACTGCTCAGACACTCAGATGTTGTGATGACTGCCGAGCCTTGGAAGTTCATAGATCCTGAATGGGGTCCCTGGGTTGACGGTATATATCAGGCAGCCCTCCTAGTTAAGCTCATGATAGATGAGGGTAAGAACATAGATGAGCTCCTGAGTGAGGTACCGGATTATCCACAAGCCAGGGTATCCATCGAGGTTCCAAAGGGACTTAGAGACGAAGTTTACGAGAGGTTGTCCGCTAAGCTCATGGAGTGGAGAACCCCGGAGGCCGAGGTGTTTACCCTTGACGGGGTCAGAGTTAATTACGAGGACAAATCCTGGATCTTAGTAAGGAAGTCCGGCACCGAGCCTAAGGTAAGGATTTACGGCGAGTCGCTGGAGTACAGGGCTCTTAAAGACAGGGTTGACGCGCTACTCAAGGAGGTCAGTACAACGCTAAAGAAACACGGAATCAATGAACTAAGGGTTGACGGGAAAATCATCCCATGA
- the hypE gene encoding hydrogenase expression/formation protein HypE, whose amino-acid sequence MLVLRVTSGTITLAHGAGALETWRLVRELIVNKIPDRLRRAMDGYGLDVLDDAAALKIGENLYLVVTVDTYTVSPYRFPGGDIGSLTANGVINDLVVSGAKPLAFMDTVVVEEGFPESELRGIIDSLIGSLMSEGVALIGGDFKVMPKGSLDKVLITGVGLGLTERPIPDNELRVGDKIIVTGDVAEHGATILAAQLGLLSKASGLRSDTRPLSRTLLKVVREFRNHIHAARDPTRGGLAAVLSEWASANNLAIMLHRGKVPIREEVRAFLEAMGVDHLSMASEGIAVLAVEGSVVEEVLAMLRDVGERRAEVVGEVIEPPTKFLTGRVIGVTEVGGKVLIEPKSLNLPRIC is encoded by the coding sequence ATGTTGGTGTTGAGGGTGACTTCAGGAACGATTACACTGGCCCACGGAGCCGGTGCTCTAGAGACTTGGAGGTTGGTGAGGGAATTAATAGTGAATAAGATCCCAGACAGGCTACGCAGGGCTATGGACGGTTACGGATTGGACGTTCTCGACGATGCTGCAGCACTGAAGATTGGTGAGAACCTATACTTAGTTGTCACAGTCGATACGTATACCGTCAGCCCTTACAGATTCCCCGGCGGTGATATAGGCTCCTTGACAGCCAATGGGGTGATTAACGATTTAGTGGTATCAGGTGCTAAACCCCTCGCATTCATGGACACTGTGGTCGTTGAGGAAGGATTCCCCGAAAGCGAGTTGAGGGGCATTATAGACTCTCTGATAGGATCGCTGATGAGTGAGGGCGTTGCCCTGATAGGCGGCGACTTCAAGGTGATGCCTAAGGGATCTCTCGACAAGGTCCTGATAACAGGGGTTGGTTTAGGACTTACTGAGAGGCCTATTCCCGACAACGAGTTGAGAGTAGGCGATAAGATAATAGTCACCGGTGACGTCGCAGAACATGGAGCGACCATACTTGCTGCTCAGCTGGGGCTCCTGAGCAAAGCGTCAGGTCTCAGAAGCGATACGAGACCGTTGAGTAGAACACTCCTTAAGGTGGTGAGGGAGTTCAGGAATCACATACACGCCGCGAGGGACCCCACCAGGGGAGGGCTTGCAGCAGTCCTCAGTGAATGGGCATCAGCTAATAACCTTGCAATAATGTTGCACAGGGGCAAAGTCCCCATCAGGGAGGAGGTCAGAGCGTTTCTTGAGGCGATGGGGGTTGATCACCTCTCCATGGCCTCCGAGGGAATTGCAGTCCTGGCTGTAGAAGGTAGCGTCGTCGAGGAGGTACTGGCCATGCTCAGGGATGTGGGCGAGCGTAGAGCGGAGGTGGTGGGTGAAGTGATTGAACCACCAACCAAGTTCTTGACCGGCAGGGTGATTGGAGTGACTGAAGTCGGTGGCAAAGTCTTAATAGAGCCTAAATCCCTCAACTTACCAAGGATATGCTAG
- a CDS encoding THUMP domain-containing protein: MFNLIVIHEPGTDNWRWARNQLREVLGTSGRIITSYQSVMLYHVEGDPHQVAEGLRAALKGSGTPIIRIIPVDHVVEPYVDEVADVVKEIATQIPEGSSFRITLQGHLISVCPDGRRRFMHSIDSIREIAKYVERPVNLENPDWVILIKVVKVSRGRRAAAVALLKPAELVNLRDYPQAGSVGEELGEQM; this comes from the coding sequence GTGTTTAACCTGATAGTCATTCATGAGCCAGGCACTGACAACTGGAGGTGGGCCAGGAATCAACTGAGGGAAGTGTTAGGCACGTCAGGGAGGATCATCACTTCCTACCAATCGGTTATGCTGTATCATGTGGAGGGCGACCCGCATCAAGTTGCCGAGGGCTTGAGGGCAGCCCTTAAGGGTAGCGGCACACCAATCATAAGAATCATTCCAGTAGATCATGTGGTGGAGCCCTACGTCGACGAAGTAGCTGACGTAGTTAAGGAAATAGCGACCCAAATACCTGAAGGAAGCAGTTTCAGGATAACGCTTCAAGGACATCTAATTAGCGTCTGTCCTGACGGCAGGAGGAGGTTCATGCACTCCATAGACTCGATTAGAGAGATAGCTAAGTACGTCGAAAGACCTGTAAACCTCGAGAACCCTGATTGGGTTATCCTCATCAAGGTTGTTAAAGTCTCAAGAGGGAGGAGGGCGGCGGCAGTCGCTCTATTAAAGCCCGCTGAATTGGTTAATCTGAGGGACTATCCTCAAGCGGGGTCGGTGGGTGAGGAGTTGGGTGAGCAGATGTAG